From one Streptomyces mobaraensis genomic stretch:
- a CDS encoding acyl carrier protein produces the protein MSGEPHAAKPRADAPRVSEPRAAESVVRATVGAVLGTSAAEWPRDRPLDELPDAIYDSLAQLEVLTRVERALGLPPRPVEPDRLRTIRAIVALVTEPADGPAGNPAAARAPAEARRAAGGGAA, from the coding sequence ATGTCCGGTGAACCGCACGCCGCGAAACCGCGCGCCGACGCACCGCGCGTCAGTGAACCGCGCGCCGCCGAGTCCGTCGTCCGCGCGACCGTCGGGGCGGTCCTCGGCACGTCGGCGGCCGAGTGGCCCCGCGACCGCCCGCTGGACGAACTGCCGGACGCGATCTACGACAGCCTGGCCCAACTGGAAGTCCTCACACGGGTGGAGCGGGCCCTCGGACTCCCGCCCCGGCCCGTCGAACCGGACCGGCTGCGGACCATCCGCGCCATCGTGGCCCTCGTCACGGAGCCCGCCGACGGGCCCGCCGGGAACCCCGCGGCCGCGCGCGCCCCGGCGGAGGCGCGGCGGGCGGCCGGGGGCGGTGCCGCGTGA
- a CDS encoding aromatic amino acid ammonia-lyase, which yields MPLTPTQNPPRAGTTGAALVLGSDALRSDDVADFARRPEGREIRLDPAAGARMAAAQRVKDKLVASGQPVYGVTTGFGDSCGRHIGPAKAAALQRNLISGHLAGSGDPAPADVTRATMLIRANCLARGYSGVRVALVELLADCLREDILPLIPERGSVGASGDLVPLAYLADMLTGNGRVLHRGEPRSAAAALRRAGLTPVELAPKEGLALINGTSFMSGYAVAAVRAARELAVVADLCTALTAEAVQASSGPFEPFLHTHKPHPGQRASAARIRRLLAGSKLTVEHQERVGANPRLDGAGYQMLRTGLQDRYSVRCAPHVTGVLNDTLDWVTDWLDTEINSTNDNPLFDPVAGEVHHGGNFYGGHVGQAMDALKLAVASVGDLLDRQVALVVDEKSNQGLTANLVRPTDDTDADAGIHHGFKAAQIACSSLAAEALKNTAPATAFSRSTESHNQDKVSMASIAARDARRAVELVENIAAIALAALCQAVDLRGHDRMAPATRAARDLVRTVVPFVDRDRRLDVDLAGLVGLIRSGRLTAPLAAPDAEAADGLPAQQGRSHVR from the coding sequence ATGCCGTTGACGCCTACGCAGAATCCGCCGCGGGCCGGAACGACCGGCGCGGCCCTGGTATTGGGATCCGACGCACTGCGCTCCGACGACGTCGCGGACTTCGCGCGGCGCCCCGAGGGGCGGGAGATCCGGCTCGACCCGGCCGCCGGGGCGCGGATGGCCGCCGCCCAGCGGGTCAAGGACAAGCTCGTCGCCTCCGGGCAGCCCGTGTACGGGGTGACCACCGGCTTCGGCGACAGCTGCGGGCGGCACATCGGGCCGGCGAAGGCCGCCGCCCTCCAACGCAACCTCATCTCCGGCCACTTGGCGGGGAGCGGCGACCCGGCACCGGCCGACGTGACCCGGGCGACCATGCTGATCCGGGCCAACTGCCTGGCCCGCGGCTACTCCGGGGTGCGGGTCGCGCTGGTGGAGCTGCTGGCGGACTGTCTGCGCGAGGACATCCTGCCGCTGATCCCGGAGCGGGGGTCGGTGGGCGCGAGCGGTGACCTCGTCCCGCTGGCGTACCTGGCCGACATGCTGACCGGCAACGGCCGGGTGCTGCACCGGGGCGAGCCCCGGTCCGCCGCCGCGGCGCTGCGCCGGGCCGGGCTCACCCCGGTGGAGCTGGCGCCGAAGGAGGGGCTGGCGCTGATCAACGGCACGTCGTTCATGAGCGGTTACGCGGTCGCGGCCGTCCGCGCGGCGCGCGAGCTGGCCGTCGTCGCGGACCTGTGCACGGCGTTGACGGCGGAGGCCGTCCAGGCCAGCAGCGGCCCGTTCGAACCGTTCCTGCACACGCACAAGCCGCATCCGGGCCAGCGGGCCAGCGCGGCGCGGATCCGCCGTCTGCTGGCGGGCTCCAAGCTGACCGTCGAGCACCAGGAGCGGGTCGGCGCCAACCCCCGGCTCGACGGCGCCGGTTACCAGATGTTGCGCACCGGACTACAGGACCGCTACTCCGTGCGCTGTGCGCCGCATGTGACCGGAGTGCTCAACGACACGCTGGACTGGGTCACCGACTGGCTCGACACCGAGATCAACTCCACCAACGACAACCCGCTGTTCGACCCGGTGGCCGGGGAGGTCCACCACGGCGGCAACTTCTACGGCGGCCACGTCGGGCAGGCGATGGACGCCCTCAAGCTCGCCGTGGCGAGCGTCGGTGACCTGCTGGACCGGCAGGTGGCGCTGGTCGTCGACGAGAAGAGCAACCAGGGACTGACCGCGAACCTGGTCCGCCCGACGGACGACACGGACGCCGACGCCGGCATCCACCACGGCTTCAAGGCCGCGCAGATCGCCTGCTCCTCCCTGGCCGCCGAGGCGTTGAAGAACACCGCGCCGGCGACGGCGTTCTCCCGCTCGACCGAGTCCCACAACCAGGACAAGGTGAGCATGGCCTCCATCGCCGCCCGCGACGCCCGGCGGGCCGTCGAACTGGTCGAGAACATCGCCGCGATCGCCCTGGCCGCGCTGTGCCAGGCGGTGGACCTGCGGGGCCACGACCGGATGGCCCCCGCCACGCGGGCCGCCCGCGACCTGGTACGGACGGTGGTCCCGTTCGTCGACCGGGACCGGCGGCTCGACGTCGACCTGGCCGGTCTCGTCGGCCTGATCCGGTCCGGGCGGCTCACCGCGCCGCTCGCGGCACCCGACGCCGAGGCGGCCGACGGGCTGCCCGCACAGCAGGGGAGGTCCCATGTCCGGTGA
- a CDS encoding 4-hydroxyphenylacetate 3-hydroxylase family protein codes for MPDQHVSSPAPAPPRPDGGRAVERPPTGAEYLESLRDGREVWIYGERVADVTAHPAFRNSARTLARLYDALHDPALRGVLTVDSDAGGTVTHPFFRAPRGTADLRAARDAIAVWQRMTYGWMGRTPDYKASFMATLGADPGFYGPFAANASAWYARAQNRVLFLSHALVDPPVSRHAEKGAGAGLRVRVVAETADGIVVSGAKGIATGAALTQYAFVSHTGPRPDDPAQAVSFVAPLHTPGLKVVCRAGYELRDGRSDSPFDHPLSSRFDENDALLLFDRAVVPWSDVLIHRDVERAGAFAHGSGFLPRFLFHSAVRMSVKLDFLCGLLLKAVRSNGSDVHPGVRSGVGEALAWRHTVHALVTAMTERSEPWARGRVHPPLAPCLAYRVLAPTAYRTVRQLIQRLVAGPLISTVSHPADFRAPGLRPLLDVYLRGADGGGAEERAKLMKLVWDGVGSEFASRHELYESLHAANPEVTRFETYQFAERTGLRDELCGFVDRCLSEYDAEGWTVPYLRDE; via the coding sequence ATGCCCGACCAGCACGTCAGTTCCCCGGCCCCCGCCCCGCCACGCCCCGACGGCGGCCGCGCCGTCGAACGGCCGCCCACCGGCGCCGAGTACCTGGAGAGCCTGCGGGACGGCCGCGAGGTGTGGATCTACGGCGAGCGCGTCGCGGACGTCACCGCCCACCCGGCGTTCCGCAACAGCGCCCGGACGCTGGCCCGGCTCTACGACGCCCTCCACGACCCGGCGCTGCGCGGGGTGCTCACCGTGGACAGCGACGCGGGCGGGACGGTCACCCACCCGTTCTTCCGGGCGCCGCGCGGGACGGCGGACCTGCGGGCCGCGCGGGACGCCATCGCGGTGTGGCAGCGGATGACGTACGGCTGGATGGGCCGGACGCCGGACTACAAGGCGTCGTTCATGGCGACGCTGGGCGCCGACCCGGGTTTCTACGGCCCGTTCGCGGCCAACGCCTCGGCCTGGTACGCGCGGGCGCAGAACCGGGTGCTGTTCCTGAGCCACGCCCTCGTCGACCCCCCGGTGAGCCGCCACGCGGAGAAGGGGGCGGGCGCGGGGCTCCGCGTCCGGGTGGTGGCGGAGACGGCCGACGGGATCGTGGTGAGCGGGGCGAAGGGGATCGCCACGGGGGCGGCCCTGACGCAGTACGCGTTCGTGAGCCACACCGGTCCGCGGCCGGACGACCCGGCGCAGGCGGTGTCGTTCGTCGCGCCGCTGCACACCCCGGGGCTCAAGGTCGTCTGCCGGGCGGGGTACGAGCTCCGGGACGGCCGGTCGGACAGCCCGTTCGACCATCCGCTGTCCAGCCGGTTCGACGAGAACGACGCCCTGCTGCTCTTCGACCGCGCGGTGGTGCCCTGGTCGGACGTGCTGATCCACCGTGACGTCGAGCGGGCCGGGGCGTTCGCCCACGGGAGCGGGTTCCTGCCGCGGTTCCTGTTCCACAGCGCCGTCCGGATGTCGGTGAAGCTGGACTTCCTGTGCGGGCTGCTGCTGAAGGCCGTCCGCAGCAACGGCAGCGACGTCCACCCGGGGGTGCGGTCGGGCGTCGGCGAGGCGCTGGCGTGGCGGCACACCGTGCACGCGCTGGTGACGGCCATGACCGAGCGGTCCGAGCCGTGGGCGCGGGGCCGCGTGCACCCTCCGCTGGCGCCCTGCCTCGCCTACCGGGTGCTGGCCCCGACCGCGTACCGGACGGTCCGGCAGCTCATCCAGCGGCTGGTCGCCGGCCCCCTCATCAGTACCGTGTCCCACCCGGCCGATTTCCGCGCCCCGGGTCTCCGGCCGCTCCTGGACGTCTACTTGCGGGGCGCGGACGGGGGCGGCGCCGAGGAGCGCGCCAAGCTGATGAAGCTGGTGTGGGACGGCGTGGGCAGCGAGTTCGCGAGCCGGCACGAGCTCTACGAGAGCCTGCACGCGGCCAACCCGGAGGTGACCCGCTTCGAGACGTACCAGTTCGCGGAGCGCACCGGGCTCCGGGACGAGCTGTGCGGCTTCGTGGACCGGTGCCTGTCCGAGTACGACGCCGAGGGCTGGACGGTGCCGTATCTGAGGGACGAGTGA
- a CDS encoding AMP-binding protein, giving the protein MEGYLEPSPREFLAEVLAAPDRPPGPSVVRWDGLGAGAAARLVAEVVPDLVEVCTSGSTGPAVRWRHSRWQLWTEARLLAGLVRADRPRAVLSFAPPAHLYGLVATVLLPAALGVPLCYWPRYGLPVPALDAGRWLVAAIPWAFPVLLRDPSVLGRREHVTVLHSTATLPATAGEFAAATGPGRMRLIEVFGSTETGAIAHRQRTGPALRSPAAGAPEPWTLLDDVRFAPGPAGRLTVAGPRLALGPDGRPLPRWTTDDHVRRLDGRTFRFHGRRSRLIKVNGRRIDLDVLEERLRAALACADLACVPVADPLRGEHVELLVAAPGEPCLVPRRTTEVLRELGVTVGRITIVDRIDRGATGKLRGPAARRVVGP; this is encoded by the coding sequence ATGGAGGGGTATCTGGAGCCGTCGCCGCGCGAGTTCCTCGCCGAGGTGCTGGCCGCGCCGGACCGGCCGCCGGGACCGTCGGTCGTCCGCTGGGACGGGCTGGGGGCGGGGGCGGCCGCGCGGCTGGTGGCGGAGGTGGTGCCGGACCTCGTCGAGGTGTGCACCTCCGGCAGCACGGGTCCCGCCGTCCGCTGGCGGCACAGCAGATGGCAGCTGTGGACGGAGGCGCGCCTGCTGGCCGGGCTGGTCCGCGCCGACCGCCCCCGGGCGGTGCTGTCCTTCGCTCCCCCGGCCCACCTCTACGGCCTGGTCGCCACCGTGCTGCTGCCCGCCGCGCTCGGCGTCCCCCTCTGCTACTGGCCCCGGTACGGGCTGCCGGTGCCCGCCCTCGACGCGGGCCGGTGGCTGGTGGCCGCCATCCCGTGGGCGTTCCCCGTCCTGCTCCGTGACCCGTCGGTGCTGGGCCGGCGCGAGCACGTCACCGTCCTGCACAGCACCGCGACGCTGCCGGCGACGGCCGGGGAGTTCGCCGCGGCGACCGGCCCCGGGCGGATGCGGCTGATCGAGGTGTTCGGGTCGACGGAGACCGGCGCCATCGCCCACCGGCAGCGGACCGGGCCGGCGCTCCGGTCCCCGGCGGCGGGGGCGCCGGAGCCCTGGACGCTGCTGGACGACGTCCGCTTCGCCCCCGGGCCCGCCGGCCGGCTCACCGTCGCCGGCCCCCGGCTCGCCCTCGGCCCGGACGGCCGGCCGCTGCCCCGGTGGACCACCGACGACCACGTCCGGCGGCTGGACGGCCGCACCTTCCGGTTCCACGGCCGCCGCTCCCGGCTGATCAAGGTCAACGGCCGCCGGATCGACCTCGATGTGCTGGAGGAGCGGCTGCGCGCCGCCCTGGCCTGCGCCGACCTCGCCTGTGTGCCCGTCGCCGACCCGCTCCGCGGCGAGCACGTCGAACTGCTCGTCGCCGCCCCCGGCGAGCCGTGCCTGGTCCCCCGGCGGACGACCGAGGTGCTGCGCGAACTCGGCGTCACCGTCGGGCGGATCACCATCGTGGACCGCATCGACCGCGGCGCCACCGGCAAGCTCCGGGGCCCCGCCGCCCGGCGGGTGGTGGGCCCATGA
- a CDS encoding styrene monooxygenase/indole monooxygenase family protein, with protein sequence MRIAIAGDGVAGLHLALRLLQLGVDATLFGARAPEDVRRGRALNFVARSGSTRRREALLGVDFWTAPDTLAQTRTVTVHGPEPLSFRADPHPAYSMVDFRLYLPALVEEYVARGGRHVVTELTARTVRGLADGYDLVVVAGGRAAGELFPRDPRRSPFDAPQRVLCGGLYRGIAEAVPRSIEFHAVPRVGEVLRMPFVCADGRVDVLGLEAVPGGPLESVCRTPYAQDPDRFHTVVLDALRRHVPGLRERIDEREFRLNGPGDLVQGGVVPVVRRAWRPLAGGTWAFALGDAWCVNDPITAQGANLASYCALEFAEEVAAGPPFDEAFCRAAEERMRPYAESVAQWTAAFVRPPTPQLLELFRAAAADPAVATAFAANFDDPPAMWHSIATPERTAAFLAGVRGRSAAPASGAPSERRTSPWAGLTTRPS encoded by the coding sequence ATGAGGATCGCCATCGCCGGGGACGGCGTCGCCGGCCTCCACCTCGCCCTGCGGCTGCTCCAACTCGGCGTCGACGCCACCCTGTTCGGGGCGCGGGCGCCGGAGGACGTGCGGCGCGGCCGGGCGCTGAACTTCGTGGCCCGCTCGGGGAGCACCCGCCGCCGCGAGGCCCTGCTGGGCGTCGACTTCTGGACCGCGCCGGACACCCTGGCCCAGACCCGGACGGTCACCGTCCACGGCCCGGAGCCGCTGTCCTTCCGCGCCGATCCCCATCCCGCGTACAGCATGGTCGACTTCCGGCTCTACCTGCCCGCGCTGGTCGAGGAGTACGTGGCGCGGGGCGGCCGGCACGTCGTCACCGAGCTCACCGCGCGGACCGTCCGCGGCCTCGCCGACGGGTACGACCTGGTCGTCGTCGCGGGCGGCCGGGCGGCCGGCGAGCTGTTCCCCCGGGACCCCCGGCGCTCCCCGTTCGACGCCCCACAGCGGGTGCTGTGCGGCGGGCTGTACCGGGGCATCGCGGAGGCGGTCCCCCGGAGCATCGAGTTCCACGCCGTGCCGCGGGTGGGCGAGGTGCTGCGGATGCCGTTCGTCTGCGCGGACGGCCGCGTCGACGTCCTCGGCCTGGAGGCCGTCCCGGGCGGCCCGCTGGAAAGCGTCTGCCGCACCCCGTACGCCCAGGACCCGGACCGCTTCCACACCGTCGTGCTCGACGCGCTCCGCCGCCATGTGCCCGGGCTGCGCGAGCGGATCGACGAGCGGGAGTTCCGGCTGAACGGGCCGGGCGACCTCGTCCAGGGCGGGGTGGTGCCGGTGGTGCGCCGGGCGTGGCGGCCGCTGGCCGGCGGCACGTGGGCGTTCGCGCTGGGGGACGCGTGGTGCGTCAACGACCCCATCACCGCGCAGGGCGCCAACCTGGCCTCGTACTGCGCCCTGGAGTTCGCCGAGGAGGTGGCCGCCGGGCCGCCGTTCGACGAGGCGTTCTGCCGGGCCGCGGAGGAGCGGATGCGGCCGTACGCGGAGAGCGTGGCGCAGTGGACCGCCGCGTTCGTGCGGCCGCCCACCCCGCAGTTGCTGGAGCTGTTCCGGGCGGCGGCCGCGGATCCGGCGGTGGCCACGGCCTTCGCCGCCAACTTCGACGATCCGCCGGCCATGTGGCACAGCATCGCCACCCCCGAGCGGACCGCCGCCTTCCTCGCCGGTGTCCGCGGGCGGTCCGCGGCGCCGGCTTCCGGAGCACCCAGCGAACGGAGGACGTCGCCATGGGCCGGCTTGACGACAAGACCGTCCTGA
- a CDS encoding helix-turn-helix domain-containing protein: MQQGGAPAEGGEHPSLEARITAAKADVARRLRYVRQHHPDGPFTLAGLAERAGVSKRTLSQAESADGSNLTLETLLKVSDSLGIPRPAYFLDEQVFRQVNSELAGGGPGSEAPPARVDQLSRMLNDILDTAARARCALRDLPAGENAGGGA; this comes from the coding sequence ATGCAGCAGGGGGGAGCGCCCGCGGAGGGCGGGGAACACCCGTCCCTGGAGGCGCGGATCACCGCGGCCAAGGCGGACGTCGCCCGGCGCCTGCGGTACGTGCGCCAGCACCATCCCGACGGCCCGTTCACCCTCGCCGGGCTGGCGGAACGCGCCGGGGTCTCCAAACGGACGCTCTCCCAGGCCGAGTCGGCGGACGGCTCCAACCTCACCCTGGAGACCCTGCTCAAGGTCAGCGACAGCCTGGGCATCCCACGGCCCGCCTACTTCCTCGACGAGCAGGTCTTCCGGCAGGTCAACAGCGAACTCGCGGGCGGCGGGCCCGGGTCGGAGGCCCCGCCGGCGCGGGTGGACCAGCTGTCCCGCATGCTGAACGACATCCTCGACACCGCCGCCCGGGCCCGGTGCGCCTTACGGGACCTGCCCGCCGGGGAGAACGCCGGCGGGGGCGCCTGA
- a CDS encoding beta-ketoacyl synthase N-terminal-like domain-containing protein — MSPARRPAAPPRVAVTGVYLATGLGVGTEEVWRAVCAGDSALGRCSDLADVVAARLPAASWPGAKGVAGAPGAASAESTRAVTPPGDAESPETTGRTEPSAPTEPPDAAFLIRQAGRGALRHAALAPDSLDPYEIGLALGTNAGSEELWKRYRAATGPAPHPAHTVADELGAAVGARGPKAVFATGCVAGANAVGYAYDAVAAGRATVMLVGGYEALNVTTVATFASWKSIDSAPCAPYARSGGLSLGEAVAFLVLESEGSARARGVPVLAWLRGYGLTSDAHHITAPPPDGAGLRNAMLGALGRAGLGPDAVGYVNGHGTGTPANDTAELSAMRAVFTGPHPPPMSSSKPQVGHTLGACGAVEAVLTALALRDGLLPPTANADATPVWDVVPRTARRAGVRVALSNSIAFGGACCSLVLSRDGGEGPQPSATELVFTGAGVVSPLGLGRRAFLTALRGPAPAGPPRVPEDLAGHLAPGHRSRVDALGALTVAAARMAWDEAGLRDGARVGVVVATAAGPIGTVELLNETVRREGPEYVSAVHAPNIVTSVTAGYATLELGLGGPLSAVSTGDASGLVALGHAADLIRAGQADAVVVVAADEVTGTLARAFGAYGLRGPGPSRPYARTPAPGPVAPAAAAVVLEAAGHARARGADALGALLGHAVTSGPGRASGAPLCAETWSRALDLALRGLGPHRARTGGTEDVDVYGCAHGVPALDEAELAAVASCLKPAGTRLTALAGAVGHCQAAGPLLSLVAALDGCGGGRLPYATEPPDPLPGARAFLSDERAAGPRRALVTAASWGGTYAAAVVGPAGGER, encoded by the coding sequence GTGAGCCCCGCCCGACGGCCCGCCGCGCCGCCGCGCGTCGCCGTCACCGGGGTGTACCTGGCCACCGGGCTGGGCGTCGGGACGGAGGAGGTCTGGCGGGCCGTGTGCGCCGGCGACTCGGCCCTCGGGCGGTGCTCGGACCTGGCGGACGTGGTGGCGGCACGGCTCCCGGCGGCGTCGTGGCCGGGGGCCAAGGGGGTGGCAGGCGCCCCGGGCGCGGCAAGCGCTGAGAGCACCCGCGCCGTCACGCCGCCCGGGGACGCCGAGAGCCCCGAGACCACAGGCCGTACCGAGCCTTCCGCCCCCACCGAACCCCCCGACGCCGCCTTCCTCATCCGCCAGGCCGGCCGCGGCGCCCTGCGGCACGCCGCGCTCGCCCCCGACTCCCTCGACCCGTACGAGATCGGCCTCGCCCTCGGGACCAACGCCGGCTCCGAGGAGCTCTGGAAGCGCTACCGGGCGGCCACCGGCCCCGCCCCGCACCCGGCGCACACCGTGGCCGACGAGCTCGGGGCGGCCGTCGGCGCCCGGGGGCCGAAGGCGGTCTTCGCCACCGGGTGTGTCGCCGGTGCCAACGCCGTCGGGTACGCGTACGACGCCGTCGCCGCCGGGCGGGCCACGGTGATGCTGGTGGGCGGGTACGAGGCGCTGAACGTCACCACCGTCGCCACGTTCGCCAGCTGGAAGTCGATCGACTCCGCACCCTGCGCGCCCTACGCCCGCAGCGGCGGGCTGAGCCTCGGGGAGGCGGTGGCGTTCCTGGTGCTGGAGTCGGAGGGTTCGGCGCGGGCGCGCGGGGTGCCGGTCCTCGCCTGGCTGCGCGGCTACGGGCTGACCAGCGACGCCCACCACATCACCGCGCCGCCGCCGGACGGCGCCGGCCTGCGGAACGCGATGCTCGGCGCGCTGGGCCGGGCGGGTCTCGGCCCGGACGCGGTCGGCTACGTCAACGGTCACGGCACCGGGACGCCGGCCAACGACACGGCCGAACTCAGCGCCATGCGGGCGGTGTTCACCGGTCCGCACCCGCCGCCGATGAGCAGTTCCAAGCCGCAGGTCGGGCACACGCTGGGGGCCTGTGGCGCCGTCGAGGCGGTGCTGACGGCGCTGGCGCTGCGGGACGGGCTCCTCCCGCCGACCGCCAACGCGGACGCGACACCGGTCTGGGACGTCGTCCCGCGCACCGCCCGGCGGGCCGGCGTCCGGGTCGCCCTGTCCAACTCGATCGCGTTCGGCGGCGCCTGCTGCTCGCTGGTCCTGTCCCGGGACGGTGGCGAAGGACCTCAGCCGTCCGCCACGGAGCTCGTGTTCACCGGCGCCGGGGTGGTCTCCCCACTGGGGCTCGGGCGGCGCGCGTTCCTCACCGCCCTGCGTGGCCCCGCCCCGGCCGGCCCGCCCCGCGTACCGGAGGACCTGGCCGGCCACCTCGCCCCGGGCCACCGGTCGCGGGTCGACGCCCTGGGCGCGCTGACGGTGGCCGCCGCGCGCATGGCCTGGGACGAGGCGGGGCTGCGGGACGGCGCGCGGGTCGGCGTCGTCGTGGCGACCGCCGCCGGCCCGATCGGGACCGTGGAACTGCTCAACGAGACCGTCCGCCGAGAGGGCCCGGAGTACGTCAGCGCCGTGCACGCGCCGAACATCGTCACCAGCGTGACGGCCGGCTACGCCACCCTGGAACTGGGCCTGGGCGGCCCGCTCTCGGCCGTCTCCACCGGTGACGCCTCGGGGCTGGTCGCCCTGGGCCACGCGGCCGACCTGATCCGCGCGGGCCAGGCCGACGCCGTCGTCGTCGTGGCGGCCGACGAGGTCACCGGCACGCTCGCCCGGGCGTTCGGCGCCTACGGGCTGCGCGGCCCCGGCCCGTCCCGGCCGTACGCGCGGACGCCGGCCCCCGGCCCGGTCGCGCCGGCGGCGGCGGCCGTGGTGCTGGAGGCGGCCGGCCACGCCCGGGCCCGGGGCGCGGACGCGCTCGGCGCGCTGCTCGGGCACGCGGTGACCTCGGGTCCCGGGCGGGCGTCCGGCGCGCCGCTGTGCGCCGAGACCTGGTCCCGGGCGCTGGACCTCGCCCTGCGCGGCCTCGGCCCGCACCGGGCCCGCACGGGCGGCACGGAGGACGTGGACGTCTACGGGTGCGCCCACGGCGTACCGGCCCTGGACGAGGCCGAACTGGCCGCCGTCGCCTCCTGCCTCAAGCCGGCCGGCACCCGGCTGACCGCCCTCGCGGGGGCGGTCGGGCACTGTCAGGCGGCCGGCCCGCTGCTGTCCCTCGTCGCCGCGCTCGACGGCTGCGGCGGCGGCCGGCTGCCGTACGCGACGGAGCCGCCCGATCCGCTGCCCGGCGCCCGCGCCTTCCTCTCGGACGAGCGGGCGGCCGGGCCGCGCCGCGCCCTGGTGACCGCCGCCTCCTGGGGTGGCACGTACGCGGCCGCGGTGGTGGGCCCGGCCGGTGGGGAGCGGTGA
- a CDS encoding SDR family NAD(P)-dependent oxidoreductase: MGRLDDKTVLISGTSSGIGRATAVEFAREGARVVGCGRDPRTAEETVRLVREAGGEMVSLAPVDLATREGAEAWIGFAVDAFGPFDVLCNNASSLRNAPFDRLGPDDWEHTLRNELDLVYLCTRAAWPHLVARGGGVVLNIASISGSRGALFVQQAAHGAAKGGVLALTRHLCGAGAAHGIRVNSISPGLIRTRATAPHIDDPGGGVPGLLRRIPAGRVGRPEEVAALAAFLASDAAAYVNGADVVVDGGVSAMAG, from the coding sequence ATGGGCCGGCTTGACGACAAGACCGTCCTGATCAGCGGGACCAGTTCGGGGATTGGCCGGGCGACGGCCGTGGAGTTCGCCCGGGAGGGCGCCCGCGTCGTCGGGTGCGGGCGCGATCCCCGGACGGCGGAGGAGACGGTCCGGCTGGTGAGGGAGGCGGGCGGGGAGATGGTGTCGCTCGCTCCGGTCGACCTGGCGACGCGGGAGGGCGCCGAGGCGTGGATCGGCTTCGCCGTGGACGCGTTCGGCCCGTTCGACGTCCTGTGCAACAACGCGTCGTCGCTGCGGAACGCGCCGTTCGACCGGCTCGGCCCGGACGACTGGGAGCACACTCTCCGCAACGAGCTCGACCTCGTCTACCTGTGCACCCGGGCCGCGTGGCCGCATCTGGTCGCGCGGGGCGGCGGGGTCGTCCTCAACATCGCGTCCATCTCCGGCTCGCGCGGCGCCCTCTTCGTCCAGCAGGCGGCGCACGGCGCGGCGAAGGGGGGCGTGCTCGCGCTGACGCGGCATCTGTGCGGCGCGGGCGCGGCGCACGGGATCCGGGTCAACTCCATCAGCCCCGGGCTGATCCGGACCCGTGCGACGGCCCCGCACATCGACGACCCGGGCGGCGGGGTGCCCGGCCTGCTGCGGCGGATCCCGGCCGGGCGGGTGGGCCGGCCCGAGGAGGTGGCCGCGCTCGCGGCGTTCCTCGCGTCGGACGCGGCGGCGTACGTCAACGGCGCGGACGTCGTCGTGGACGGGGGCGTCAGCGCGATGGCGGGCTGA